From a single Paenibacillus sp. FSL W8-0426 genomic region:
- a CDS encoding alpha-galactosidase: MSILINPDKLQFHLQTRKASYVFQVMPSGHLVHLYYGKKLRDTDLGWLHVRTERASFSPNPVPEDRTISFDTLAQELPVYGTSDFRHPSVQLQLANGSMITEFTYVGHRLEQGKPVLEGLPATYVESADEADTLVIELEDRVAGVRIELSYTAFDKFNAITRSMRVINDSATAVNLVRALSMSVDFPHDRYELLHLSGAWTRERDVVRRALASGMQGVESRRGASGHQQNPFLALLTPGTDEDHGEVYGFSLVYSGSFTAQAEVDQFKTTRLSMGINPFDFSWKLDSGEAFQTPETVMVYSDTGLDGMSQSFHELYRERLARGRFRNAERPVLVNNWEATYFAFNADKIEQIAQAGKKLGIELFVLDDGWFGHRDSDNSSLGDWFVDKSKLPAGLEDLANRVTGLDMQFGLWFEPEMVSPDSELYKAHPDWCLHVPDRRRTEGRQQLVLDFSRQDVRDEIVRMLSDVLGSAPISYVKWDMNRNMTEVGSALLPADRQRETAHRYMLGLYDVMERVTSSFPHILFESCSGGGGRFDPGMLYYMPQTWTSDNTDAISRLRIQYGTSLVYPVSSMGSHISAVPNHQVNRITSLEIRGHVAMSGNFGYELDLTRFTEEENEIVKAQVELYKEIRGTIQFGTFRRLLSPFEGNETAWMFTSPDGSEVVVFYFRVLSEPNAPLQRLKLKGLDPEADYRLKGGSETFTGDALMYGGIAVGAAKGDYLSEMFRFERV, translated from the coding sequence ATGAGCATTTTGATCAATCCGGACAAGCTTCAGTTTCATCTGCAGACCCGCAAGGCAAGCTACGTATTTCAGGTCATGCCTTCGGGGCATTTAGTGCATCTGTATTACGGCAAAAAATTGCGAGACACCGATCTGGGCTGGCTTCACGTTCGCACGGAACGGGCATCGTTCAGCCCTAACCCCGTGCCGGAAGATCGCACCATTTCATTCGATACATTGGCGCAGGAACTGCCGGTATATGGAACGAGCGATTTCCGCCACCCGTCCGTACAGCTGCAGCTGGCCAACGGATCGATGATTACCGAGTTTACTTATGTCGGTCATCGATTGGAGCAAGGCAAACCCGTGCTGGAAGGCTTGCCAGCGACTTACGTGGAATCGGCCGATGAAGCCGATACGCTTGTGATCGAGCTGGAAGATCGCGTGGCAGGCGTGCGCATCGAGCTTTCTTACACGGCATTCGACAAGTTCAACGCGATTACGCGTTCCATGCGGGTCATTAATGACAGCGCTACCGCGGTAAACCTCGTGCGCGCGCTCAGCATGTCCGTTGACTTTCCGCATGACCGATACGAACTGCTTCACCTATCCGGTGCGTGGACGCGCGAGCGCGACGTGGTGCGCAGAGCGCTGGCTTCCGGCATGCAAGGCGTGGAGAGCCGCCGCGGTGCGAGCGGCCATCAGCAGAACCCGTTCTTGGCGCTGCTGACGCCGGGCACCGACGAGGATCATGGCGAGGTGTACGGCTTCAGCCTTGTCTACAGCGGAAGCTTCACGGCGCAGGCTGAAGTGGATCAGTTCAAAACCACCCGCCTGTCCATGGGCATCAACCCGTTCGATTTCAGCTGGAAGCTGGACTCCGGGGAAGCGTTCCAGACGCCGGAAACGGTTATGGTATATTCGGATACCGGTTTGGACGGCATGTCTCAGTCCTTTCATGAGCTTTATCGCGAACGACTGGCGCGCGGCCGGTTCCGCAATGCGGAGCGCCCGGTGCTCGTCAACAACTGGGAAGCGACTTATTTCGCTTTCAATGCGGACAAGATTGAGCAGATCGCCCAAGCGGGCAAGAAGCTCGGCATTGAGTTGTTCGTCTTGGATGACGGTTGGTTCGGCCATCGCGACAGCGACAATTCCTCGCTGGGTGACTGGTTCGTGGATAAAAGCAAGCTGCCCGCCGGCCTGGAGGATCTGGCCAACCGGGTGACCGGATTGGACATGCAGTTCGGGCTCTGGTTCGAACCGGAAATGGTATCGCCGGACAGTGAGCTGTATAAGGCCCATCCGGATTGGTGCCTGCATGTTCCTGACCGTCGCCGCACCGAAGGCCGACAGCAGCTCGTGCTGGATTTCTCCCGCCAGGACGTGCGTGACGAAATTGTTCGCATGCTCAGCGACGTTCTGGGCTCTGCCCCGATTTCCTACGTGAAATGGGATATGAACCGCAACATGACCGAAGTGGGTTCCGCATTGCTGCCAGCAGATCGCCAGCGCGAGACGGCTCACCGCTACATGCTTGGATTGTACGACGTTATGGAACGCGTCACGTCTTCGTTCCCGCACATTTTGTTCGAAAGCTGTTCGGGCGGCGGCGGCCGTTTCGATCCGGGCATGTTGTATTACATGCCGCAAACATGGACCAGCGACAACACGGATGCCATCTCGCGTTTGCGCATCCAGTACGGAACGAGCCTCGTATATCCGGTAAGCTCGATGGGATCCCATATTTCTGCTGTTCCGAATCACCAGGTTAACCGGATCACTTCCCTGGAAATCCGCGGGCATGTAGCCATGTCCGGCAACTTCGGATACGAACTCGACCTGACTCGCTTCACCGAAGAAGAGAATGAAATCGTGAAGGCACAGGTCGAGTTGTACAAGGAAATTCGCGGAACGATCCAGTTCGGTACGTTCCGTCGTCTCCTCAGCCCGTTCGAAGGCAACGAAACGGCCTGGATGTTCACGTCGCCGGACGGAAGCGAGGTTGTCGTCTTTTACTTCCGCGTGCTGTCCGAGCCGAATGCGCCGCTGCAGCGCCTGAAGCTGAAAGGGCTTGATCCGGAAGCGGATTATCGCTTGAAGGGCGGGTCCGAAACGTTCACCGGAGATGCGCTGATGTATGGCGGCATTGCGGTTGGTGCAGCCAAAGGAGATTACCTGAGCGAAATGTTCCGCTTCGAACGTGTTTGA
- a CDS encoding ribbon-helix-helix protein, CopG family — translation MANLQNTKRIMISLPDHLLQEVDGIVAMENSNRSELIRQAMKLYLTERKKRYIRESMQRGYMEMAKINLTMACEAFHAEEDADSTLDRLVSGV, via the coding sequence GTGGCCAACTTGCAAAACACCAAGCGGATCATGATCAGTCTGCCTGATCATCTTCTGCAGGAAGTGGATGGCATCGTCGCGATGGAGAATTCCAACCGCAGCGAATTGATCAGGCAGGCCATGAAGCTGTATTTGACAGAGCGGAAAAAGCGTTATATTCGCGAGTCGATGCAGCGCGGGTACATGGAGATGGCGAAGATTAATCTAACCATGGCATGCGAGGCCTTTCACGCGGAGGAAGATGCGGACAGCACTCTGGACCGCTTAGTTAGCGGGGTGTAG
- a CDS encoding type II toxin-antitoxin system PemK/MazF family toxin, with protein sequence MIVKRGDVFFADLSPVVGSEQGGVRPVLVIQNDIGNRFSPTCIVAAITAQIQKAKLPTHVEIDAEAHGFDRDSVILLEQIRTIDKQRLTDKITHLDEETMKLVNEALQISIGLIDF encoded by the coding sequence TTGATCGTAAAACGCGGTGACGTTTTTTTTGCGGATCTTTCTCCCGTTGTTGGTTCCGAGCAAGGCGGGGTCAGACCGGTTCTGGTGATCCAGAACGATATCGGCAACCGATTCAGTCCAACCTGTATCGTGGCGGCCATTACCGCCCAGATTCAGAAGGCGAAGCTGCCGACGCACGTCGAGATTGATGCGGAGGCACATGGGTTTGATCGGGACTCGGTGATTTTGCTCGAACAAATACGGACCATTGACAAGCAAAGGCTGACCGACAAGATTACCCATCTTGACGAGGAGACCATGAAGCTGGTCAATGAGGCATTGCAGATCAGCATAGGGCTGATCGATTTTTGA
- the alr gene encoding alanine racemase, translating to MQRQYRPTQAEINLDHLDSNVEAFRAALPQGMKLLACVKANAYGHGAVETAKELERIGADYLSVAFLDEALELRQHGITLPILVLGYTPPEGIVEAWKHNVTITLFSREVLEAIRSLDPGLSDRRLKVHIKIDSGMGRLGLLPGEEAVAFVQEVADLPQAELEGMFTHYAKADEEDKTYTLEQYRRFQGVVDALRNQGCTIPILHTANSAAAIDSPGLSYDMVRVGISLYGLYPSAEVNHQAVKLSPVLTLKTKTVLVKTLPSHWGISYGTRYVTQDNERIATLPIGYADGFSRMLTGKAQVLIRGRRVPVVGTICMDQCMVSLQAFAEEAEDIQAGEEVVLIGHQHGETISAEEVASQLGTLNYEVICMLAHRVPRVYTRGGTEVASINPLLTT from the coding sequence GTGCAACGACAATATCGGCCGACCCAAGCGGAAATTAACTTGGACCATCTGGACAGCAACGTAGAAGCTTTCCGCGCGGCATTGCCGCAAGGCATGAAGCTGCTCGCATGCGTCAAGGCAAATGCCTATGGCCATGGTGCAGTGGAGACGGCCAAAGAACTGGAACGAATCGGCGCTGATTATCTGAGCGTTGCTTTTCTGGACGAAGCGCTTGAATTAAGGCAGCATGGCATTACATTGCCGATTCTTGTATTGGGATATACTCCGCCGGAAGGCATCGTGGAGGCTTGGAAGCATAACGTGACCATCACCCTGTTCAGCAGGGAGGTGCTCGAGGCCATTCGCAGTCTGGACCCGGGCCTGAGCGACCGCAGGCTCAAAGTGCACATCAAGATCGATAGCGGCATGGGCCGATTGGGCTTGCTGCCTGGGGAAGAAGCGGTGGCTTTCGTCCAGGAAGTGGCCGATTTGCCGCAGGCAGAGCTGGAGGGCATGTTTACCCATTATGCCAAAGCAGACGAAGAAGACAAAACGTATACCCTGGAGCAGTATCGACGGTTTCAAGGCGTGGTGGATGCGCTGCGAAATCAGGGATGCACCATCCCGATCTTACATACGGCGAATAGCGCAGCCGCGATCGATTCTCCCGGATTGTCTTATGACATGGTACGGGTCGGAATCAGTCTCTATGGGCTGTATCCATCCGCCGAGGTGAATCATCAGGCCGTGAAGCTTTCGCCGGTATTGACGCTGAAAACCAAAACGGTTCTGGTCAAAACGCTGCCGTCCCATTGGGGCATCAGCTATGGAACCCGTTATGTAACGCAGGACAATGAACGAATAGCGACACTGCCGATCGGTTATGCAGACGGATTCTCCCGAATGCTGACGGGCAAGGCGCAGGTGCTTATACGCGGTCGCCGCGTTCCCGTTGTCGGCACGATCTGCATGGACCAATGCATGGTGTCGCTGCAAGCTTTCGCGGAAGAAGCGGAAGACATTCAAGCCGGCGAAGAGGTTGTTCTCATCGGCCATCAGCATGGGGAGACCATTTCCGCAGAGGAGGTCGCTTCCCAACTCGGTACCCTCAACTATGAGGTGATTTGCATGCTCGCGCATCGCGTTCCGCGCGTATATACACGCGGTGGAACAGAAGTTGCCAGCATCAACCCCCTTTTGACAACCTAA
- a CDS encoding DUF4367 domain-containing protein → MRRISWMLAMVLVFSVLLAACGKKDAAAVVKDLNEVVGEMKSYQGSGVMTLHTGDTPQQYKVEVWHQKPSYYRIALTNAKKDITQIVLRNDEGVFVLTPSQNKSFRFQSNWPDNQGQVYLYETLIRSITGDSTRQFSDEKESYVFDVAASYNTPALVRQKIWLHKGDYAPQQVEVSDASANVVVDVKFDSFKFGAEFGKDAFDMQRNMTAATGEKGQNGTSTGGTTETENGKTQDGQNAGNEQANPQTAPGEGAASESGGTSVDGQTGVSEGNQTGAQQPSTGNEGAEETTNALPEDAGSFGVIEPTYAPEGVKFKDDQILDESENYSVMLRYEGMYNYTIFEARPQDRAVSLAPSTLIDLGFTVGMLSGDALQTLTWMNDGIEYRITSSDLPVPEMVKIATSMQDQSGK, encoded by the coding sequence ATGCGCCGAATATCATGGATGCTTGCCATGGTATTGGTTTTCTCGGTCTTGCTTGCCGCTTGCGGGAAAAAGGATGCGGCAGCCGTGGTCAAAGATTTGAATGAAGTCGTGGGTGAGATGAAAAGTTATCAGGGATCAGGCGTCATGACGCTACATACCGGAGACACGCCGCAGCAGTACAAGGTCGAGGTATGGCATCAGAAACCGTCTTATTATCGCATCGCGCTCACCAACGCCAAAAAGGATATTACCCAGATCGTGCTCCGCAACGACGAAGGTGTCTTCGTGCTGACGCCAAGCCAGAACAAAAGCTTCCGTTTCCAGAGCAATTGGCCGGACAACCAGGGACAAGTTTATCTGTATGAAACGTTGATTCGCAGCATTACGGGAGATTCGACCCGTCAGTTCTCCGATGAAAAAGAAAGCTATGTTTTTGATGTGGCGGCCAGCTACAACACCCCAGCGCTCGTCCGTCAAAAAATATGGCTCCATAAAGGCGATTACGCGCCACAGCAGGTGGAAGTATCGGATGCCAGTGCGAACGTCGTCGTAGACGTCAAATTCGACAGTTTCAAATTCGGAGCCGAGTTTGGCAAGGACGCGTTCGACATGCAGCGCAACATGACGGCTGCCACGGGAGAGAAAGGACAGAACGGTACCAGCACCGGCGGCACAACAGAAACGGAAAACGGTAAGACGCAGGATGGCCAGAACGCAGGTAACGAGCAGGCTAATCCGCAAACGGCACCTGGCGAAGGTGCGGCATCCGAATCGGGAGGAACGTCCGTGGATGGTCAAACCGGCGTCTCCGAAGGAAATCAGACAGGAGCCCAACAGCCGTCTACCGGCAATGAAGGCGCGGAAGAAACGACCAATGCCTTACCGGAAGACGCGGGAAGCTTCGGTGTCATCGAGCCGACATATGCTCCGGAAGGCGTCAAGTTCAAGGACGATCAAATTTTGGATGAGTCGGAAAATTACTCGGTCATGCTGCGTTACGAAGGAATGTACAATTACACCATTTTTGAAGCAAGACCGCAGGACCGGGCCGTATCGCTCGCGCCATCGACGCTTATTGATCTCGGATTCACCGTCGGCATGTTAAGCGGAGATGCGCTGCAGACGCTGACATGGATGAATGACGGCATTGAATACCGGATTACGAGCAGTGACCTGCCTGTTCCTGAGATGGTGAAGATCGCCACGTCGATGCAGGACCAGTCGGGTAAATAG